DNA from Sphingomonas sp. SUN039:
CGCAGGCTCCGTCGAACTCGCGCAGGGCAATGAGGAACAGGCGCTGATCCATCTGCGCGCTGCGGTCGACATGCAGCCGGACAATATCGTTGCGCGCCGGTTGCTGGGGCGGACCTTGTGGTCGAGCGGCGACGACCGCGGCGCCATCGACACGCTGCGCCCGATTGCCGATCGACCCGATGCCGATACCTATACGCTGACCGTCATGGGCCGCGCGTGCGAACATCTGGGCGACCGGGCGGCGGCGGGCGGCTATCTCGACCGCGCCGCGCAGCCATTGCGCCCCGCGCCGACGCCGTTTTTCGCCAATGGACGCGGGCCGATTGCGGCGATGCGCCAGCTCGTGGCGGCGGGGCGCGCGGGCGAGGCATTGGGCATCGCGCAGGGGATCGAACGCGCCCATCCGGGGTCGCCCGGGGCGATCATGCTAACCGGCGATGCGCTCGGCGCAGGCGGGCGGTGGCGCGAGGCGGCCGATGCCTATCGCCGCGCGTCGAATTTGCAGTTTTCGGAGGAAGCAGCATTGCGCCTGATCGATGCGTTGCGCCGTTCGGGCGACAGTGCGGCGGCGCTGGCGGTCGTCGATGTGTTCGTGACGCAATATCCGCAGAGCGTCGCGGCGCGGCTGCTCGCGTCGGACGCGGCGCTTGCGGGCAAGGATTGGGACCGGGCGGAGGCATTGCTCGGCGGGCTGCGCGCGCAAATCGGTGACCGCGATGCGACTTTGCTCAACAACCTCGCCTGGGTGCGGCTGAACCAGAAGCGCGGCGGGGAAGCGGTGGCGCTCGCGCGGACCGCCTATGCGCTTGCCCCGAACAGCGCGCCGGTCGCGGCGAACTATGGCTGGTTCGCAAATGCGGCGGGCGACCGGGCGAGCGGCGTGGCGTTGCTTGAGAAGGCGGTCGCGATTGCGCCTGAAATCCCCGCCTATCGCGCGCGGCTGGCGAAGGCGCGCGCGGCGCGTTAGTCACGCGTCGATGGATGACACTCTCCGCCGCATTGCTGCTGCGCTCGACCGGATCGCACCGCTTGGCCGTGTGGCCCCGCTGCCCGATGCCCGTGCGTGTCGCTGGGACGGGTCGACGCTGACGCCCGCCGCGTTCCGGCCGCTGCCGCTCGACCTGCTGACCGGCATCGACGAGGCAAAGTCGGTGCTGGTCGAGAACTGCCGTCGCCACGCCGCCGGACATGCCGCACATGACGCGCTGTTGTGGGGCGCGCGCGGGTCGGGGAAATCGGCGCTGGCAAAAAGCGCGGTCGGGGCGACGGCAGGGCTGACCCTGGTCGAGCTTGCCGCGACCGATCTGGCGACCTTGCCCGTGCTGTTCGACGTGCTCGCGGCTGCCTCCGACCGGCGTGTCGTGGTGTTTATCGACGACCTCGGCTTCGACGATGTGCAGGCGGCGCGCGTGCTGCGGTCGGTGCTCGATGGCGGCGCGTCGGCGCGACCCGACAATGTGCGCCTCTATGTCACCTCGAACCGCCGCCATATCGTCAAGCGCGACATGGCGGAACAGGGCGTAGTGTGGACTCGTGACCCGCCGGGGGCGGGGCACGGCCACGGAGCCGGCTCGCGAAGCGAGCCGTGGGCAATCAATCCGCGCGATGCCGCCGATGACGCGCTGGCGCTCGCCGACCGGTTCGGGCTGTCGCTGGGCTTCCATGTCGCCGACCAGCCGACTTATCTCGCGATGGTCGGCGGCTATGCGAGCGCCTATGGCTTGCCCTTCGACCCTGCGGATGCGGTGCAGTTCGCGACGCAGCGCGGCAGCCGGTCGGGCCGCGTTGCATGGCATTATGTCGTCGAGCTTGCCGGGCGGGCAGGGCGAGGTCTAGGCTGAGGCTAACCGCCTATAGTTAAAGGACTTGCCCCTATGGACCGCCGCCAGTTCGTCGCCGCCTCAGGCGCTGCCGCCGCTTTTTCGCTCCTGCCCGCCGGGGCGTCCGCGCAAACCGGCAGCGATGCCGCAATCAACGCGCTGTTCGAGAAAATCTTTCAGGAAGCGGTGCGGAATTCGCCCGAGCGGGCCAGCTCGCTGGGCCTCGACAAGGGCGCGAATGCGGCGCTGAAGGCGCAGCTCTCGTCCGCTACTGCTGCCGAGCGCCGGGCCGACCTCGCGCGCAACCAGCGCGCAATTGCCGCGCTGCGCCGCGTCGATCCCGCTGCCCTGTCGCCTGCCGCGACGGTCAACCGCGATGTCGTGATCTACCAGCTCGAAGCACAATCGGTCGCGGCGCAGCGCTTCGATATCGAAGGGGTCCAGCGGCCCTATCGCATCTTCCAGCAGGGCGGGGCCTATTTCAGCACGCCCGATTTCCTCAACACTGCGCATACGATCAACACTTCGGCAGATTGTGAGGCGTATTTGTCGCGGCTGAACGCCTTCGCGCGCGTGCTCGACGAGGAGACCGCCGAGCAGAAGGCGGAAGCCGCGCGCGGCTATCTTGCACCCGGCTGGTCGCTCGACTTGACCCTGGGGCAGATGGCCAAGCTGCGCGCCCCCGAGGCGGCGGCGAGCGGGTTGGTGACGTCGCTTGCTACCCGTGCGGCAGCAAAGAACATCCCCGGCGACTGGGCGGCGCGCGCGACGAAGATCGTCGCCGACCGCGTCTATCCCGCGCTCGACCGCCAGATCGCCCTGATGAAGGCGCTGCGCCCGAAGACAGCAGCGGGCGACGGTGCCTGGCGGCTGAAACGCGGGGCTGAAATCTATGCCGCCGCGCTCGAACAGGCGACGACGACGAAGTTCACGCCGGAGGAAGTGCACAAGATCGGCCTTGAGCAAGTCGCCGACCTGACCGCGAAACTCGACGTCATCCTGAAGGCGGCGGGCATGACGCGCGGAACGGTGGGAGAGCGGCTGGCCGCGCTCAACGTCCGCCCCGAACAGCTCTACGCCAACACCGATCCGGCGCGCGCCGAGCTGATCGAAAGCCTGAACGCCGGGGTCAAGGCGATGTACGCGCGGCTGCCCCAGGCGTTCGCGACCCTGCCGACCCAACCGCTCGAAATCCGTGCGGTGCCCAAGGATATTCAGGACGGCGCGTCGAACGGCTATTACCGCAGCGCCGCGCTCGACGGGTCGCGGCCCGCGATCTACTTCATCAACCTGAAGGACACTGGCGACTGGCCGAAATATTCGCTGCCCTCGCTGACCTTCCACGAAGGGGTGCCGGGCCATCATCTCCAGATCAGCCTCGCGCAGGAATCGAAGGATATTCCGACCATCCGCAAAATCGGCGGCTTTTCGGCCTATAGCGAGGGCTGGGCACTCTATTCCGAACAGCTCGCCGACGAACTCGGCAGTTACGAGGGGATCGAAAAGGCGGGCTATCTCCAGTCGTTCCTGTTCCGCGCGGCGCGGCTCGTCATCGACACGGGGCTGCACACCAAACGCTGGAGCCGCGAAAAGGCGACCGATTACATGGTCGCAACCACCGGCTTTGCCCGGCCCCGCTGCCAGCGCGAGGTCGAACGCTACTGCACCCAGATCGGTCAGGCGTGCAGCTACAAGATCGGCCATATCGCCTGGATGCGGGCGCGCGACGCGGCCAAGGTAGCGCTGGGCGACAAGTTCGACGTGAAGGCGTTCCACGAAGTGCTGAAGGAAGGGGCGATGCCGCTGACGATCCTTGAAAAGCGGATTGCCGAGCGGACGAGGACGGCGATGCGCGGTTAGGCGGGCAGCCAGCGGAAGTGGTACGTCGGGGGATAGGCGGAGATCGCGTCTTCCTCGCGTGTACCGCTGCCGATGTTGTGGATGACCAGCGGGCGGCCGAGCAGCGATAGCCGGTCGGACACGATGCCGATGTGCGGCAGGTTGCGGTTTACGCGCATGGTGACGATGTCGCCGGGCAGGAAGTCCGCCGGATTGTCCAGCGGACGCGCGGCGCGCTGGCGGCGCAGAAAGGTTTCGAGGTTGGGCACGCGCCGGTGGTCGATATTGGCATCGGGCGCGCGCAGGCCCCATTTCTTCGGATAGGCACCGAAGGCGCGACGCATGTCGGCGTTAACGCGCGCCTGCAGGTCGATGGCAAAGGCGTCGCGATAGGCGCGGATGACGACATCGGTGCACACGCCCTTGCTGCGCGCGACATCGCCGCCCGGAAAGGCGATCCGGGTGTAAGCCGGGTCGTAGGATAGCGTGATCCCGATCTGGCGACGCGCGGCGGCGACAAGGGCGAGGCCGCGCGGCGATGCCGGGAGAGCCGCCCCGGTCGCGCCGCATCCGGCAAGCGCAGCGCATCCGGCAAGGAAGGTCCGGCGATCGAACATGGGCGATACGTAACACGGGCGTTGGCCGGAAGCGATTGCCGTTCCCGCAGGTGCTTACCCCAGCCCCTCGACCATTTCCGCCACTTCGAGCCAGCGCTCCTCCGCCGCGTCCTTTTCCGCCCGCGCCGCCGCGACGGCCGCCGTCAGCGCGGCAAAGCGCTTCGGGTCGCCGGTGTAGAGGCTACCGTCCATCAGCGCCGTCTCGTCACGCGCAATCGCCGCTTCGAGTTCCTCGACACGCTTGGGCAGCTGGTCGTAATCGCGCTGGTCCTTGTAGGTCAGCTTCACGCGCGCTTTCGGCGCTTCGATCACTGCCGGTTTGACAGCGACCTTGCGCGCCACCGTTCGCACCTGCCGCTGCCGCTCCCAATCGGCATAGCCGCCTGCGACGATATCGACCTTGCCCGATCCGTCGAGCCCCAGCGTCACCGTCACCGTCCGGTCGAGGAAGTCGCGGTCGTGGCTGACGATCAGGACGGTGCCGTCGTAATCGGCGATCACATCCTGCAACAGGTCGAGCGTTTCCAGATCGAGGTCGTTGGTCGGCTCGTCGAGCACCAGCAGGTTCGAGGGGCGGGCGAATTCGCGCGCGAGCAACAGCCGCGACCGCTCGCCGCCCGACAGGCTCCCGACCGGTGCATCGGCGACGCCGGGGTCGAACAGGAAATCCTTCAGATAGCCGATCAGGTGCTTCTTGACGCCCTGCACCTCGATCCAGTCGCCCCCCTGCGTCAGGATGTCGCGCACCGACTTGTCGGGTGCCATCAGGCTGCGCTGTTGATCGATGACGACGGCATCGAGCGTCTTGGCGAGCGTCACCTTGCCCGAATCGGGGGCCAGCTCGCCAGTCAGCAGCTTGAGCAAGGTGGACTTGCCTGCGCCGTTGCTGCCGACCACGCCGATGCGGTCGCCGCGCTGGATGCGAAGCGTGAAATCCTTGATAATCGTGCGCCTAGTCTCTCCGGCGCCGAACGACTTGGTCACCTGCTCCGCCCGGATCACCGATTTTGTGCGAACATCGTCGGTGGAAATCGACAGTTTCGACGTCCCCGGCGGCCCCATCATCGCCGCCCGCGTCGCGCGCATCTCGATCAGCTTGGCCTTGCGCCCTTCGTTGCGCGCGCGCCGGGCGGTGACACCGCGCAGCAGCCAATGCTCCTCGAGCTTCAGCTTTGCGTCGAGCCGCTCGGCGTTGCGCGCTTCCTGCGCATAGACTTCGTCGGTCCAGGCATCGAACCCGCCGAAACCGATGTCTTTCCGCCGGATGCCGCCCCGGTCGAGCCAGATCGTCGATTTGGTCAGCCGTGTCAGGAACGTGCGGTCATGGCTGATCGCGATGAACGCGCCCGAATAGCGCGACAGCCAGTCCTCGAGCCATTCGATGGCAGCCAGATCGAGATGGTTGGTGGGTTCGTCGAGCAACAGCACTTGCGGATCCATCGCCAGCGCGCGGGCAATCGCCGCACGGCGACGTTCGCCGCCCGAAGCGGTTGCGGCCTCGCGGTCGAGATCGACGCCGATCTGGTCGGCAAGCGCTTCGACTTCATGCGCTGTCACCGCGCCCGAGGTCGCATAGTCGCGCAAGGTCGCAAAGCCGGTCAGCACCGGTTCCTGTTCGAGCATGATGACGCGCGACCCCGGCACGATCGTGCGTCGCCCTTCGTCGGCCTCGATCGCACCGGCCAGCAGCTTGAACAAGGTCGTCTTGCCCGCGCCGTTGCGCCCGATCAGCGCCAGCCGGTCGCGGGGAGCTACGAACAGGTCGAGGTGACGGAACAGCCAGCCGCTGCCCTGCACGAGGCCAAGGTCTTCGAAAGCGAGAATGGGAGCGGCCATGGGGTCCGGCGGAAAAGATGAACGAAACCGAACAGCGCATTCACAGCCTGTTCAATGCGGGCCTCCTATGCGATGCGGCATGAGTATGAAAGGTTCCTCTGGGAAAGCGGCCATTGCCCTCGCCCTCCTGACCGTAACCGGGGTCCAGCCCGCAGCGGCGCAATGGCATCGCGGCGATCAGGACGATGTGTACAAGGATCGCCGCGACGGCGCACTGATGTCGCTGCGCGCGATCGAGAACGGCATCGTGCCGCGCATGAAAGCGCGCGGGGCCGACTATATCGGCGCCGAATACGATCAGCCGACCGGCCGCTACCGGTTGAAGTTCGTCCGCAACGGCGCGGTGATCTGGGTCGATGTCGATGGGCGCTCGGGTAATATCGTGGCGCGGGCGGGGGATTGAGGACGTACTTGAGTTCGGGGCCAACCCCGTTCAGGAAACACCCGCTGCCGTTATCAAGGACACTCATATGCGCCTGTTGATCGTCGAGGACGAACCCACACTAGGGAACCAGCTCAAGAACACGCTCGAGGGCGCGGGCTATGCCGTCGATCTCGCCACCGATGGCGAGGACGGGCATTATCTGGGGCAGACCGAGAATTACGATGCGGTGATCCTCGATCTCGGCCTGCCGGTCATGGACGGGCTGACCGTGCTCGACAAATGGCGCAAGGAAGGAAAGACTTTTCCGGTGCTGGTGCTGACCGCACGCGACAGCTGGTCGGACAAGGTGGCGGGTCTCGATTCGGGGGCCGACGATTACCTCGCCAAACCCTTCCAGACCGAAGAACTGATCGCGCGGCTGCGCGCGCTCATCCGCCGCGCGGCGGGCAATGCATCGGCCGAAATGACCGCCGGCGACGTCCGCCTCGATACACGGTCGGGCCGCGTCACGCTGGCAGGCGAACCGGTCAAGCTGACCGCACAGGAGTACAAGCTGCTCAGCTACCTGCTCCACCACAAAGGCAAGGTCGTCAGCCGCACCGAGCTGATCGAGCATATCTACGACCAGGATTTCGACCGCGATTCGAACACGATCGAGGTCTTCGTGACGCGCATCCGCAAGAAACTGGGTGCCGATGTCATCACGACGATCCGGGGTCTCGGCTATTCGCTGGACGATCCGGCGGCAGGTTCGGGTGGCTGACAGCGACGCCTCTGGCGCGGCGGGCATCGGCGTCCGGGGACAGTCCCCCGAACACCACGCGCAACAGGGACCGGGGACTGTCCCCAGACAGCTACTCGTGACGGGCAGACACACCGGGGACAGTCCCCTGCGAGTGTCGCAGAACGATCAGGGACTGTCCCCTGTTGCGTCCGGTGCCAAACGCTCGGGCTCGCTCTCGCGCCGGATGATCGGGATTGCCGCCGCCTGGGTCCTGCTGCTGCTGGTCGGCGGCGGCATTGCGCTCGACCGGGTGCTGGTCAGCGCGGTGACCCAGAATTTCGACGACCAGCTCGACTACGTCCAGACCGCCATGATCGCGAGCGCGGAGACCGATCCCTATGGCGAGGTGCGGCTCAACCGCCCGCTCGGCGACCAGCGTTTCCTCGAACCCAATTCGGGCCTCTATTGGCAGATTACCGGCGCGAAGCAGGAGCCATTCCGCTCGCGCTCGCTCTGGGATCATGCGCTCGCCGTCGGGGCGCCGCACCGCGACCGCATCGCGCATTTTTACGACAGCGAACAGCTGGGCGAAAAGCTGCGGATCGTCGAGCGCGACATCACCTTGCCGCTGTCGAAAACGGTGTGGCGGTTCCAGGTCGCTCAAAGCCGCGTCGGCCTCGACGAACAGATCGGGACGCTCCGCAAGACGTTGGTCCGCAGCTTTGCGCTGCTCGGCCTCGCGCTCATCGTGCTGTCGGCTTTGCAGACGCTCTATGGCCTGTGGCCGCTGCGCAAGCTCCGCACCGCGATTGCCGACATGCGGGCCGGTCGTTCGCAACGCATCGCGCAGGACCGCCTGCCCAACGAGGTCGCGCCGCTGGTCGACGAGTTGAACGGCCTGATCGAGCATAACGAGAAACAGGCCGAGGAAGCACGGCGGCACGCGGGCAATCTCGCCCATGCGCTGAAAACCCCGCTAACGGTGGTGATGAATGCGGCGACCGCGCGCAGCGAGGACCTGGCCGACACCGTCATCCGCGAGGCCTCGACGATGCGGCGGCAGGTCGACCATCATCTGGCGCGCGCCCGCGCGGTCGGGCGGCGCGGCCACGCCCATAGCCGCGCCGAAGTGTGGCCCTCGCTTCAGGCGGTCGAGCGCGCGGTGGGGCGGCTCTATTCGCAGGTCCGCATCGACATGGACGGCGACAAGACCGCGAGCGTCCATGTCGAGCGGCAGGATCTGGACGAAATGC
Protein-coding regions in this window:
- a CDS encoding tetratricopeptide repeat protein: MANPATPSRADVPPAAAALVAQGRDALQRGDALTAQTRLEAAVRGGVPLAEVRHLLANAYLMQGNVQRVREMADDAKVAPPFRAYAARMRAAVALDGATALREMTLALQLAPEETLMWSDMARARLMTGDVAGAIEGSERALSINNNNVDALIMSGNLLRDRYGYAAALSWYDRVLALQSRNVVAMLERAATLGELGRYREMLAQTRDVQAIMPNHPRAFYLQAVMAARAGDWGLARSLIYRIGPRLNDSAGYRVLAGSVELAQGNEEQALIHLRAAVDMQPDNIVARRLLGRTLWSSGDDRGAIDTLRPIADRPDADTYTLTVMGRACEHLGDRAAAGGYLDRAAQPLRPAPTPFFANGRGPIAAMRQLVAAGRAGEALGIAQGIERAHPGSPGAIMLTGDALGAGGRWREAADAYRRASNLQFSEEAALRLIDALRRSGDSAAALAVVDVFVTQYPQSVAARLLASDAALAGKDWDRAEALLGGLRAQIGDRDATLLNNLAWVRLNQKRGGEAVALARTAYALAPNSAPVAANYGWFANAAGDRASGVALLEKAVAIAPEIPAYRARLAKARAAR
- a CDS encoding ATP-binding protein → MDDTLRRIAAALDRIAPLGRVAPLPDARACRWDGSTLTPAAFRPLPLDLLTGIDEAKSVLVENCRRHAAGHAAHDALLWGARGSGKSALAKSAVGATAGLTLVELAATDLATLPVLFDVLAAASDRRVVVFIDDLGFDDVQAARVLRSVLDGGASARPDNVRLYVTSNRRHIVKRDMAEQGVVWTRDPPGAGHGHGAGSRSEPWAINPRDAADDALALADRFGLSLGFHVADQPTYLAMVGGYASAYGLPFDPADAVQFATQRGSRSGRVAWHYVVELAGRAGRGLG
- a CDS encoding DUF885 family protein, which gives rise to MDRRQFVAASGAAAAFSLLPAGASAQTGSDAAINALFEKIFQEAVRNSPERASSLGLDKGANAALKAQLSSATAAERRADLARNQRAIAALRRVDPAALSPAATVNRDVVIYQLEAQSVAAQRFDIEGVQRPYRIFQQGGAYFSTPDFLNTAHTINTSADCEAYLSRLNAFARVLDEETAEQKAEAARGYLAPGWSLDLTLGQMAKLRAPEAAASGLVTSLATRAAAKNIPGDWAARATKIVADRVYPALDRQIALMKALRPKTAAGDGAWRLKRGAEIYAAALEQATTTKFTPEEVHKIGLEQVADLTAKLDVILKAAGMTRGTVGERLAALNVRPEQLYANTDPARAELIESLNAGVKAMYARLPQAFATLPTQPLEIRAVPKDIQDGASNGYYRSAALDGSRPAIYFINLKDTGDWPKYSLPSLTFHEGVPGHHLQISLAQESKDIPTIRKIGGFSAYSEGWALYSEQLADELGSYEGIEKAGYLQSFLFRAARLVIDTGLHTKRWSREKATDYMVATTGFARPRCQREVERYCTQIGQACSYKIGHIAWMRARDAAKVALGDKFDVKAFHEVLKEGAMPLTILEKRIAERTRTAMRG
- a CDS encoding DUF1287 domain-containing protein — encoded protein: MFDRRTFLAGCAALAGCGATGAALPASPRGLALVAAARRQIGITLSYDPAYTRIAFPGGDVARSKGVCTDVVIRAYRDAFAIDLQARVNADMRRAFGAYPKKWGLRAPDANIDHRRVPNLETFLRRQRAARPLDNPADFLPGDIVTMRVNRNLPHIGIVSDRLSLLGRPLVIHNIGSGTREEDAISAYPPTYHFRWLPA
- a CDS encoding ABC-F family ATP-binding cassette domain-containing protein; this translates as MAAPILAFEDLGLVQGSGWLFRHLDLFVAPRDRLALIGRNGAGKTTLFKLLAGAIEADEGRRTIVPGSRVIMLEQEPVLTGFATLRDYATSGAVTAHEVEALADQIGVDLDREAATASGGERRRAAIARALAMDPQVLLLDEPTNHLDLAAIEWLEDWLSRYSGAFIAISHDRTFLTRLTKSTIWLDRGGIRRKDIGFGGFDAWTDEVYAQEARNAERLDAKLKLEEHWLLRGVTARRARNEGRKAKLIEMRATRAAMMGPPGTSKLSISTDDVRTKSVIRAEQVTKSFGAGETRRTIIKDFTLRIQRGDRIGVVGSNGAGKSTLLKLLTGELAPDSGKVTLAKTLDAVVIDQQRSLMAPDKSVRDILTQGGDWIEVQGVKKHLIGYLKDFLFDPGVADAPVGSLSGGERSRLLLAREFARPSNLLVLDEPTNDLDLETLDLLQDVIADYDGTVLIVSHDRDFLDRTVTVTLGLDGSGKVDIVAGGYADWERQRQVRTVARKVAVKPAVIEAPKARVKLTYKDQRDYDQLPKRVEELEAAIARDETALMDGSLYTGDPKRFAALTAAVAAARAEKDAAEERWLEVAEMVEGLG
- a CDS encoding response regulator transcription factor; its protein translation is MRLLIVEDEPTLGNQLKNTLEGAGYAVDLATDGEDGHYLGQTENYDAVILDLGLPVMDGLTVLDKWRKEGKTFPVLVLTARDSWSDKVAGLDSGADDYLAKPFQTEELIARLRALIRRAAGNASAEMTAGDVRLDTRSGRVTLAGEPVKLTAQEYKLLSYLLHHKGKVVSRTELIEHIYDQDFDRDSNTIEVFVTRIRKKLGADVITTIRGLGYSLDDPAAGSGG
- a CDS encoding sensor histidine kinase; translated protein: MIGIAAAWVLLLLVGGGIALDRVLVSAVTQNFDDQLDYVQTAMIASAETDPYGEVRLNRPLGDQRFLEPNSGLYWQITGAKQEPFRSRSLWDHALAVGAPHRDRIAHFYDSEQLGEKLRIVERDITLPLSKTVWRFQVAQSRVGLDEQIGTLRKTLVRSFALLGLALIVLSALQTLYGLWPLRKLRTAIADMRAGRSQRIAQDRLPNEVAPLVDELNGLIEHNEKQAEEARRHAGNLAHALKTPLTVVMNAATARSEDLADTVIREASTMRRQVDHHLARARAVGRRGHAHSRAEVWPSLQAVERAVGRLYSQVRIDMDGDKTASVHVERQDLDEMLGNLIENAAKYGGGSVFATVVKAGGFVEFQIEDDGMGIPEAARDHLFDRGARLDTGKPGTGLGLAIVRDVAEIYGGSVALDESEDLGGLLVRLRLPAVL